The Mycolicibacterium parafortuitum nucleotide sequence TTACCGGCGCAGTCGCGGCTGAGGCCCGGGGTCAGGGCGCGGCGGCGTTCTCCCCGGCCTGTTCGGCGACCTGCTCGCCGTAGTAGCGCAGCACCACCGCGACTGTCGCGGCGACCGGAACCGCCAGGAACGCGCCGATCACCCCGAACAACGACGCCCCCAGCATGACCGCCAGCAGCACGATCACCGCGTGCAGCTTCATCGACTTCGACTGCAGCCACGGCTGCAACACGTTGCCCTCGAGCTGCTGCACGGCGAGGATGATGGCCAGCACGATCAGCGCGTTGACCGGCCCGTTCGACACCAGGGCGATCAGCACGGCGAGACCGCCGGCGACGAACGCGCCGACGATCGGGATGAACCCGCCGATGAACGTGATGATGGCCAACGCGTACGCCAACGGCACTCCGAGGATCACCAGCCCGATGCCGATCAGCACCGCGTCGACCAGGCTGACCAGCGCCTGGGTCCGAATGAATCCGCCCAGCGTGGACCAGATCCGGCCGAGGACTGAGCTCAGGTGCGGACCCGAGGGCTCTCCGACGGTGCGCCGCAGCCACGGCAGGAACCCCGGGCCGTCCTTGAGGAAGAAGAAGACCACGACGATCGTCGTGAACAACGTGACCAGCGCCGACGTCGCGGCGCTCACACCGGTGAACACCCCGGCCGCGATCTGCGCGCTGCTGGAGCTGAGCCGGTCGTTGATCGCCGCGACCGCCGAATTGAGTTGTTCCTCACCGATGTTCAGCGGCGGCCCGCCGAGCCAGTCCCGCACCTGCACCACGCCGGCGGATGCCTGCTGGGCGAGTTCACCGGACTGCCCGATGATCGCGGGCGCGACAGCGGCGACCGCGCCGGCCACCACCCCGACGGCGACCAGCAGCACCAGCAGCGTCGCCGCGGCGGGCGGCACGCCTTTGTCGCGCAGCCAGCGCACCGGTGGCCACAGCACCGTACACACGACCAGACCGAGCACCAGCGGAAGAACGACCACCCACGTCTTGCCGACCACCCAGGCGAGGATCCACAGGGCCGCGGCTACCGCGACGAACTGCACCGCCACCACCGCAGACGAGCGCAGGTGGGCGGCGAAGATCGTTCCGCGGCGGGGTTTCGACTCGGGATTCGACTCGGGAGTTGACCTGGTCTGGGCGTCCACTCCCCCTTGATACCCGTCGCCGACGGATTCCACTGTCACGTTTCGTCGGCGCGTCTCGTCTTGATGACATGACGTCGACAACACGCATCGAGCCCGTATCCCCACAGCGCGCCTCATTGCTGACCCGGTTGATGTGGCGCTACGCCAAGCGCCGCTTCGGCGAGGTGCCCGAGCCGTTCGCGATCTACGCCCATCATCCGGGCGTGATGCTCGCCGGCGCGATGCACGAAAGTGTGCTGGAGAAGGCCTCCACCACGCTGCCGGCGAGCGTCCGCGAGCTCGCGGTGTACTGGACCGCCCGCCAGATCGGCTGCTCGTGGTGTGTCGACTTCGGCGCCATGCTGATGCGGCTGGAGGGTCTGGACATGGCACGGCTCAAGGACATTGACGACTACGCGTCATCGCCGAGGTTCTCCGGCGACGAGCGCGCCGCGATCGCCTACGCCGCGGCGATGACCACCGACCCGCACACCGTCACCGACGACCAGGTCGCCGATCTGCGCCGGCGCTTCGGCGACAAGGGTGTCATCGAGTTGACCTATCAGATCGGTGTGGAGAACATGCGGGCCCGCGTGAACGCCGCGCTGGGGATCACCGAGCAGGGGTTCAGCTCCGGCGACGCGTGCCGGGTGCCCTGGGCATGACTTTGACCGCGCGAGAGTGCGCAAAGTCCGGCGTCGGCGCGGCGTGTTGCCCGCCGACACGCACGCTCGCGGACAAGGGGGTCAAGGGGCCAGCGGCGACGCGGTGAACTTTTCCGGGTTGGCGATGTCGTAGATCGCGACCACCTTCCCGTCCCGCACGCTCAACGCCTGGATGCGGGGCATGATCGGGGGCTCGCCGTCGGTCGCCTCCGCACCCGGCGAGTACACCCCGAGTTCGCCGTTGACCAGACCGAGCGTGCCGCTGGCGAGCAGCCGTTGCGCGCCGTACTTGGCGGCGAGGCCGAGCAGGAAGCGCGCGACCTTGTCGGCGCCGTGGATGACCCGTGCCGCCGTCGGGGCCCGGCGATTCGAGTCGCCGGTGAAGGTGACCTCGGGGTGCAGCAGGGCCACCACCGCCGACAGGTCACCGGAAGCCATGGCGGCCAACAGCTTTCCGACGACCTCGGCGTGATCCTCGGCCGGTGGCGGCGCGTCCGACACCGCGCGGCGGGCCCGGGAGGCCAGTTGCCGCGCCG carries:
- a CDS encoding AI-2E family transporter, whose translation is MFAAHLRSSAVVAVQFVAVAAALWILAWVVGKTWVVVLPLVLGLVVCTVLWPPVRWLRDKGVPPAAATLLVLLVAVGVVAGAVAAVAPAIIGQSGELAQQASAGVVQVRDWLGGPPLNIGEEQLNSAVAAINDRLSSSSAQIAAGVFTGVSAATSALVTLFTTIVVVFFFLKDGPGFLPWLRRTVGEPSGPHLSSVLGRIWSTLGGFIRTQALVSLVDAVLIGIGLVILGVPLAYALAIITFIGGFIPIVGAFVAGGLAVLIALVSNGPVNALIVLAIILAVQQLEGNVLQPWLQSKSMKLHAVIVLLAVMLGASLFGVIGAFLAVPVAATVAVVLRYYGEQVAEQAGENAAAP
- a CDS encoding carboxymuconolactone decarboxylase family protein, which encodes MTSTTRIEPVSPQRASLLTRLMWRYAKRRFGEVPEPFAIYAHHPGVMLAGAMHESVLEKASTTLPASVRELAVYWTARQIGCSWCVDFGAMLMRLEGLDMARLKDIDDYASSPRFSGDERAAIAYAAAMTTDPHTVTDDQVADLRRRFGDKGVIELTYQIGVENMRARVNAALGITEQGFSSGDACRVPWA
- a CDS encoding sigma-70 family RNA polymerase sigma factor, which gives rise to MTASTRVEEFEQMRPYLLSVAYRLTGTVTDAEDIVQDAWLRWETNRATGVRDLKAWLTTVVSRLALDRLRSAAHRRETYVGEWLPEPVVTGLDGSDPLAALVADEDARFAAMVVLENLTPDQRVAFVLHDGFGVPFSEIAGVLGATSQSARQLASRARRAVSDAPPPAEDHAEVVGKLLAAMASGDLSAVVALLHPEVTFTGDSNRRAPTAARVIHGADKVARFLLGLAAKYGAQRLLASGTLGLVNGELGVYSPGAEATDGEPPIMPRIQALSVRDGKVVAIYDIANPEKFTASPLAP